A portion of the Aquila chrysaetos chrysaetos chromosome 4, bAquChr1.4, whole genome shotgun sequence genome contains these proteins:
- the VXN gene encoding vexin — protein sequence MHQIYSCSDENLEVFTTVISSKSCSPARRRAKTTQHILTKSVVAISDRRPHGTEKLQPYQGDLLQVLYSEDEVRGLGRLQSRQRGPCPAKGTAQHVGITERESSKSCNHLLDGKSLIPPSPVAHITVKAVAVTDSSAGNSTSTEDHRQRWRKTAEYDLALPQGAEASLPLTGGNLCGTPSLLRKMWMKHKKKSEYLGATNSAFEAD from the exons ATGCACCAGATTTACAGCTGCAGCGACGAAAATTTAGAAGTTTTCACCACTGTGATTTCATCCAAAT CATGTAGTCCTGCCCGAAGACGAGCCAAAACCACACAGCACATCCTAACAAAGAGT GTGGTAGCCATATCCGATCGTCGGCCCCACGGGACAGAGAAGCTGCAGCCCTACCAGGGTGACCTCCTCCAGGTGCTGTACAGCGAAGACGAGGTGCGGGGCTTGGGCCgcctgcagagcaggcagcggGGACCCTGTCCCGCCAAGGGCACTGCTCAGCATG TGGGAATTACTGAACGAGAGTCATCCAAGTCCTGTAACCACCTGTTGGATGGAAAATCTTTG ATTCCACCATCACCAGTTGCCCATATCACAGTGAAAGCGGTGGCTGTCACAGACTCATCTGCAGGCAACAGCACTTCTACGGAAGA CCACAGGCAGCGCTGGAGGAAGACGGCAGAGTACGACCTGGCCCTGCCACAGGGAGCAGAAGCTTCCCTACCACTGACGGGAGGCAACCTGTGCGGGACACCCAGCCTCCTGAGGAAGATGTGGATGAAGCACAAGAAGAAGTCAGAGTACCTGGGGGCAACAAACAGTGCCTTTGAGGCGGACTGA